In the Brassica napus cultivar Da-Ae chromosome A7, Da-Ae, whole genome shotgun sequence genome, one interval contains:
- the LOC106435242 gene encoding GDSL esterase/lipase At1g29670-like: MESYSRKWCVVFVLLALASSVAKAQQVPCYFIFGDSLVDNGNNNGLVSFARANYFPYGIDFGGPTGRFSNGKTTVDEIAELLGFKDYIPAYNTVSGRQILTGVNYASAAAGIREETGRQLGQRISFSGQVRNYQTTVQQVVSVLGGEAQAADYLKKCIYSVGIGSNDYLNNYFMPTFYSSSRQFTPEQFADDLISRYTTQLNALYNYGARKFALIGVGAIGCSPNALSRSRDSKTCDDRINSANQIFNNKLRSMVDQLNNNHPDARFTYINAYGIFQDMITNPSRFGFTTTNAGCCGIGRNAGQITCLPGQRPCGNRNAYVFWDAFHPTEAANVVIARRSYTAQSPSDAYPIDISSLARL; the protein is encoded by the exons ATGGAGAGTTACTCAAGGAAATGGTGTGTAGTGTTTGTGTTGTTGGCTTTAGCGTCCAGTGTAGCAAAAGCACAACAAGTTCCATGTTACTTCATTTTCGGTGATTCTTTGGTTGACAATGGAAACAACAACGGTCTTGTTTCTTTTGCAAGAGCCAATTACTTTCCTTACGGCATCGATTTCGGCGGCCCCACTGGCCGGTTCTCCAACGGAAAAACCACCGTTGACGAGATTG CTGAGCTACTTGGATTTAAAGACTACATTCCTGCGTACAATACTGTGAGTGGTCGGCAAATACTCACCGGAGTTAACTACGCATCTGCAGCTGCCGGAATCCGAGAAGAAACCGGTCGACAATTG GGACAAAGAATAAGCTTTAGCGGGCAAGTTAGGAACTACCAGACAACGGTACAGCAGGTGGTGAGCGTACTAGGAGGCGAGGCTCAAGCAGCTGATTACCTCAAGAAATGCATTTACTCTGTTGGCATAGGAAGCAACGACTATCTCAACAACTACTTCATGCCTACGTTCTACTCTTCAAGCAGACAATTCACACCAGAACAATTCGCTGATGATCTCATCAGTCGTTACACTACTCAGCTTAAT GCACTATACAACTATGGGGCTAGAAAGTTTGCATTGATCGGAGTTGGCGCTATCGGTTGTAGTCCGAACGCCCTCTCTCGCAGTCGGGACAGTAAGACTTGCGATGACCGAATCAACTCAGCGAACCAAATCTTTAACAACAAGCTAAGATCTATGGTTGATCAGCTTAACAACAATCATCCTGATGCACGGTTCACTTACATCAATGCCTACGGCATTTTCCAGGACATGATCACAAACCCCTCTAGATTTG GGTTCACAACGACAAACGCAGGATGTTGTGGTATCGGAAGAAATGCTGGTCAGATCACATGTTTACCGGGACAAAGACCATGTGGAAACCGAAATGCGTACGTGTTCTGGGATGCTTTTCACCCGACCGAAGCCGCAAACGTCGTTATCGCAAGGAGATCGTACACCGCACAATCACCTTCAGATGCTTACCCTATTGATATCTCAAGCCTAGCACGGCTTTGA
- the LOC106435231 gene encoding MACPF domain-containing protein CAD1-like, translated as MLKTFFFFSWSFKISQPYQMENRKGGNSTVPSSEALKTTLHSAIQALGRGFDVTSDVRLLYCKGAPGSRLVRIEQGQNRDLELTDGFLLPNVPADIECSLGEPYIDRISVCSFHQMAANFNERSGVKGNIPLGCFNAMFNYTGSWQVDAASTKSLALVGYVIPLYEVKLAKLTLFLRNDIKQAVPSSWDPASLASFIENYGTHIVTSVTIGGRDMVYIRQHQTSPLPVSEIENYVNNMEEHRFHKAETQSIITEPLKYKDKDITVIFRRRGGDDLEQSHARWAETVPAAPDIINMTFTPIVSLLEGVPGLRHLTRAIELYLEYKPPMEDLQYFLDFQIARAWAPEQSNLQRKEPVCKSLHFSLMGPKLFISADQVTVGRKPVTGLRLSLEGSKQNRLSIHLQHLVSLPKILQPHWDSHVPIGAPKWQGPEEQDSRWFEPIKWKNFSHVSTSPIEYTETHIGDLSGVHIVTGAQLGVWNFGTKSVLHLKLLFSKVPGCTIRRSVWDHTPVASSERLDPGGPSSAEEKREDVSGQSGKLAKIVDSSEMLKGPQDLPGHWLVTGAKLGVEKGMIVLRVKYSLLNY; from the exons ATGCTCaaaactttcttcttcttctcatggtCTTTCAAGATTAGTCAACCGTATCAAATGGAGAATCGTAAAGGAGGAAACTCGACCGTACCGAGCTCCGAAGCTTTGAAGACGACGCTTCACAGCGCGATCCAAGCTTTAGGTCGTGGTTTCGATGTCACATCCGATGTTCGTCTTCTGTACTGCAAaggagctcctggttcaagactTGTTCGTATCGAACAAGGACAAAACAGAGATCTTGAGTTGACCGATGGGTTTCTTCTTCCTAATGTCCCCGCTGATATCGAGTGCTCACTAGGCGAACCTTACATAGATAGAATCTCTGTTTGCAGCTTCCACCAG ATGGCAGCAAACTTTAATGAGAGGTCAGGTGTAAAAGGGAACATACCACTAGGATGCTTTAACGCCATGTTCAATTATACCGGTTCTTGGCAAGTAGATGCAGCTTCCACAAAGTCTCTTGCACTTGTTGGCTACGTTATTCCTCTTTATGAAGTCAAACTGGCTAAGCTTACTTTGTTTTTGCGCAACGACATCAAACAAGCCGTTCCTTCCTCATGGGATCCTGCTTCCTTAGCTAG CTTTATCGAAAACTATGGGACTCATATTGTAACGTCGGTTACAATTGGTGGAAGAGACATGGTTTACATCAGACAGCATCAGACTTCTCCTTTACCAGTATCTGAAATCGAGAACTATGTCAACAACATGGAGGAACACAGGTTTCACAAAGCAGAGACTCAATCTATTATTACCGAACCCTTAAAGTACAAAGACAAG GATATTACAGTAATCTTTAGGCGAAGAGGAGGTGACGATCTTGAGCAAAGCCATGCTCGTTGGGCTGAGACAGTACCCGCAGCTCCAGACATTATCAACATGACGTTTACTCCTATAGTCTCTCTCCTCGAAGGTGTGCCTGGTCTACGGCATTTAACTCGTGCCATCGAACTTTACTTGGAGT ATAAGCCTCCTATGGAAGATTTACAATACTTCTTGGACTTCCAAATAGCTAGAGCTTGGGCTCCTGAACAGAGCAACCTCCAACGCAAAGAGCCTGTGTGTAAATCTCTTCACTTCAGCTTAATGGGTCCAAAACTATTCATCAGCGCTGATCAAGTAACGGTTGGGCGTAAACCGGTTACGGGTCTCAGGCTAAGCTTAGAAGGAAGCAAACAAAACCGTCTCTCTATCCATCTACAACACTTGGTCTCTCTCCCCAAGATCTTGCAGCCACATTGGGACTCTCACGTGCCTATAGGTGCACCGAAGTGGCAAGGACCGGAGGAACAAGATAGCCGTTGGTTTGAGCCTATCAAATGGAAGAACTTCTCTCACGTAAGCACCTCTCCTATAGAATATACGGAGACACACATAGGCGATCTCTCTGGCGTTCATATTGTCACCGGAGCTCAGCTTGGTGTTTGGAACTTCGGAACAAAGAGCGTTTTGCATTTGAAACTACTCTTCTCTAAAGTCCCTGGATGCACAATAAGACGGTCTGTTTGGGACCACACACCGGTTGCTTCCTCGGAAAGACTCGATCCGGGAGGTCCGAGTTCGGCCGAGGAGAAGAGAGAGGACGTGTCGGGGCAATCAGGGAAGTTGGCTAAGATTGTTGATTCATCAGAGATGTTGAAAGGACCGCAAGATTTGCCTGGACATTGGCTTGTCACTGGAGCAAAGCTAGGCGTTGAAAAGGGTATGATTGTGTTGCGTGTGAAGTATTCGTTGCTAAATTATTGA